In Selenomonas sp. TAMA-11512, a genomic segment contains:
- the csy2 gene encoding type I-F CRISPR-associated protein Csy2, which translates to MKTYLLLSHIRVHNANAASSLYTIGFPAMTSWLGAMHALERKLRAHAFSHIELKGLGISCHSMNLQTYKDAGMSHAAIIGTANPFNALKYDKEKGEYERSPFIQEPRVHLEVSLLIELSGLDVNEEKGFEETVRNLLPQMKMAGGDIQNSNKDLRVKCLPVDDHDPEDVRKVMRSLVPGCVLLERRSRLLRYMEEKQEKDALTALLDHLIVDVKDEANEAAKEISWQRTKKIAGGWTVPIAVGFRALSGATTGACCRDASTEHHFVEPLVTLGEFVLPIRVESVEDMMWTYHHEEDKGYYLCRNEKE; encoded by the coding sequence ATGAAGACGTATCTCCTTCTGTCACACATCCGCGTACACAATGCCAATGCGGCAAGCAGCCTCTATACCATAGGCTTTCCTGCGATGACGTCCTGGCTGGGCGCCATGCACGCTCTGGAGCGGAAGCTTCGAGCGCACGCATTTTCGCATATCGAGCTGAAAGGGCTGGGCATTTCCTGCCACTCGATGAACCTGCAAACGTATAAAGATGCAGGGATGTCTCATGCGGCAATTATCGGCACTGCAAATCCTTTCAACGCCTTAAAGTACGACAAAGAAAAAGGCGAATATGAACGATCGCCATTTATACAGGAGCCCAGAGTTCACTTGGAGGTCAGTCTGCTGATAGAGCTCTCAGGGCTGGATGTGAATGAGGAAAAGGGTTTTGAAGAGACGGTAAGGAACCTCCTTCCACAGATGAAAATGGCGGGCGGAGATATTCAAAATTCGAATAAGGATTTGCGCGTCAAATGTCTTCCAGTAGATGATCATGATCCTGAAGATGTGCGGAAGGTGATGCGCAGCCTCGTGCCCGGCTGCGTCCTGCTTGAGAGGAGGTCGAGACTGCTCCGGTACATGGAAGAAAAGCAGGAGAAGGATGCTTTGACAGCGCTTTTAGATCATCTGATCGTCGATGTGAAAGACGAAGCAAATGAGGCTGCGAAAGAGATATCTTGGCAGAGAACAAAGAAGATTGCAGGCGGGTGGACTGTGCCGATTGCTGTGGGGTTTCGCGCTCTGTCCGGTGCGACGACAGGAGCTTGCTGTCGCGATGCGAGTACGGAACACCATTTTGTCGAACCGCTCGTCACATTGGGCGAGTTTGTCCTGCCCATCCGGGTGGAGAGCGTCGAGGATATGATGTGGACCTATCATCATGAGGAAGATAAGGGATATTATCTTTGTAGGAATGAGAAGGAATAG
- a CDS encoding type I-F CRISPR-associated protein Csy1: protein MGIFVEHVKVQAKGESSVTWLEKVLKNTSKCTLATHVGKFTHPSVDVSWYDACKGECAQPDGYVATNQVEVPLDISSGAQYLPTTKLLLLELEDGRTVYQHAENGTELLKEEVETLGLSYDDVIERLLSVRRRDCTQDSDERLRQVYFPIGRDGEYHLLTILPPSGIAMSLVKHIQAMKEEKREAEKERRPYQQIYGIVSISFGGTKYRNISTRNNENRGSAYLLPALPPVLEERAIRRPKRDFFCETLRQGDFYSDFRALHRIYKLDRNNVEIRIKREEIEDHIIDQVLANVYALRGVEAGWSDNTSLPSAQKIWLDGRYQEERYGSDEWQREIAKSFARWMITSYEAQLEDKKVLLGSAAFFNLADRILQAMHLDGEVQA from the coding sequence ATGGGGATTTTTGTGGAACATGTAAAGGTGCAGGCAAAGGGAGAAAGCTCGGTAACTTGGCTGGAAAAAGTCTTAAAGAACACAAGCAAGTGTACCCTTGCGACCCATGTGGGGAAGTTTACGCATCCGAGCGTTGATGTATCTTGGTATGATGCATGTAAAGGCGAGTGTGCACAGCCCGACGGATATGTCGCGACAAATCAGGTGGAGGTTCCCTTGGACATATCGTCTGGTGCGCAATATCTTCCAACCACAAAGCTGCTCCTCTTGGAGCTGGAGGATGGCAGGACGGTCTATCAACATGCAGAAAATGGCACGGAGCTGCTTAAAGAAGAGGTAGAAACTCTGGGCCTCAGCTATGATGATGTAATAGAGCGTCTTTTATCGGTGAGGAGGAGAGATTGTACACAGGATTCGGATGAGCGGCTTCGTCAAGTGTACTTTCCAATTGGAAGAGATGGAGAGTATCACCTGTTGACAATACTTCCGCCATCCGGCATCGCAATGAGCCTTGTGAAGCACATACAGGCGATGAAAGAGGAAAAGCGTGAGGCTGAGAAGGAACGTCGACCTTACCAGCAAATCTACGGTATTGTCTCCATTTCCTTTGGTGGTACAAAGTATAGGAATATCAGTACACGCAACAATGAAAATCGTGGTAGCGCATATCTTTTGCCCGCTCTGCCGCCTGTACTTGAAGAGAGAGCGATCCGCCGACCGAAGAGAGACTTCTTCTGCGAGACTCTTAGGCAAGGAGATTTTTATAGTGACTTCCGAGCGCTTCATAGGATTTACAAACTGGATAGGAACAATGTAGAGATTCGTATCAAAAGGGAAGAGATAGAAGACCATATTATCGATCAGGTTTTGGCAAATGTCTACGCGCTTCGAGGCGTAGAGGCCGGATGGAGCGATAATACATCGCTTCCTTCGGCGCAGAAGATATGGCTTGATGGCCGATATCAAGAAGAGAGATACGGCAGCGATGAATGGCAGCGGGAAATTGCTAAAAGCTTTGCCCGATGGATGATAACGTCCTATGAAGCGCAGCTGGAGGACAAAAAAGTCCTTCTGGGAAGCGCGGCGTTTTTCAATCTGGCAGACCGCATATTGCAGGCAATGCATCTGGACGGGGAGGTGCAGGCATGA